A region of Arabidopsis thaliana chromosome 5, partial sequence DNA encodes the following proteins:
- the DND1 gene encoding Cyclic nucleotide-regulated ion channel family protein (DEFENSE NO DEATH 1 (DND1); CONTAINS InterPro DOMAIN/s: Cyclic nucleotide-binding (InterPro:IPR000595), Cyclic nucleotide-binding-like (InterPro:IPR018490), RmlC-like jelly roll fold (InterPro:IPR014710); BEST Arabidopsis thaliana protein match is: cyclic nucleotide-gated cation channel 4 (TAIR:AT5G54250.2); Has 3052 Blast hits to 2968 proteins in 270 species: Archae - 0; Bacteria - 113; Metazoa - 1453; Fungi - 15; Plants - 978; Viruses - 0; Other Eukaryotes - 493 (source: NCBI BLink).), with the protein MPSHPNFIFRWIGLFSDKFRRQTTGIDENSNLQINGGDSSSSGSDETPVLSSVECYACTQVGVPAFHSTSCDQAHAPEWRASAGSSLVPIQEGSVPNPARTRFRRLKGPFGEVLDPRSKRVQRWNRALLLARGMALAVDPLFFYALSIGRTTGPACLYMDGAFAAVVTVLRTCLDAVHLWHVWLQFRLAYVSRESLVVGCGKLVWDPRAIASHYARSLTGFWFDVIVILPVPQAVFWLVVPKLIREEKVKLIMTILLLIFLFQFLPKIYHCICLMRRMQKVTGYIFGTIWWGFALNLIAYFIASHVAGGCWYVLAIQRVASCIRQQCMRTGNCNLSLACKEEVCYQFVSPTSTVGYPCLSGNLTSVVNKPMCLDSNGPFRYGIYRWALPVISSNSLAVKILYPIFWGLMTLSTFANDLEPTSNWLEVIFSIVMVLSGLLLFTLLIGNIQVFLHAVMAKKRKMQIRCRDMEWWMKRRQLPSRLRQRVRRFERQRWNALGGEDELELIHDLPPGLRRDIKRYLCFDLINKVPLFRGMDDLILDNICDRAKPRVFSKDEKIIREGDPVQRMIFIMRGRVKRIQSLSKGVLATSTLEPGGYLGDELLSWCLRRPFLDRLPPSSATFVCLENIEAFSLGSEDLRYITDHFRYKFANERLKRTARYYSSNWRTWAAVNIQMAWRRRRKRTRGENIGGSMSPVSENSIEGNSERRLLQYAAMFMSIRPHDHLE; encoded by the exons ATGCCCTCTCACCCCAACTTCATCTTCAG GTGGATTGGACTGTTTTCCGATAAGTTCCGTCGACAAACGACTGGGATCGATGAAAACAGTAACCTCCAAATCAACGGTGGAGATTCGAGCAGCAGCGGCAGCGATGAGACGCCGGTGCTAAGCTCCGTCGAGTGTTACGCTTGCACACAAGTAGGCGTCCCAGCTTTCCATTCAACTAGCTGCGATCAAGCTCACGCGCCGGAGTGGCGTGCCTCCGCCGGCTCTTCTCTAGTTCCGATCCAGGAAGGATCTGTCCCTAACCCAGCCCGAACCAGATTCCGACGTCTCAAAGGTCCGTTTGGTGAAGTTCTCGATCCTAGGAGCAAGCGCGTGCAGAGATGGAACCGCGCGTTGCTTTTAGCTCGTGGGATGGCTTTAGCGGTGGATCCGCTCTTCTTCTACGCGCTTTCCATCGGCCGAACTACCGGACCGGCGTGTCTTTACATGGATGGTGCGTTCGCCGCGGTGGTCACGGTGCTCCGCACGTGTCTCGATGCTGTTCATCTTTGGCACGTGTGGCTTCAATTCAGACTGGCCTACGTCTCGAGAGAGTCGCTTGTCGTTGGTTGTGGGAAGCTCGTTTGGGATCCACGCGCCATCGCGTCTCACTACGCACGCTCTCTCACTGGCTTCTGGTTTGATGTTATCGTCATCCTCCCTGTCCCTCAG GCAGTGTTTTGGTTAGTTGTGCCGAAACtgataagagaagagaaggttAAGCTGATAATGACGATTCTGCTGCTAATATTCTTGTTCCAGTTCCTCCCCAAGATTTATCACTGCATCTGTTTGATGAGAAGGATGCAGAAGGTCACTGGTTACATTTTTGGAACTATTTGGTGGGGTTTTGCTCTTAATCTCATCGCATATTTCATCGCTTCTCAT GTTGCTGGGGGATGTTGGTATGTTCTCGCAATACAGCGTGTTGCTTCTTGCATAAGACAACAATGTATGAGAACCGGGAACTGCAATCTGAGTCTGGCTTGCAAAGAAGAGGTCTGTTACCAATTTGTGTCACCGACAAGCACAGTTGGATATCCATGCTTATCTGGAAACCTTACCAGTGTGGTCAATAAGCCTATGTGCTTAGACTCTAACGGACCATTCCGATATGGTATCTACCGTTGGGCACTTCCAGTCATCTCCAGCAACTCTCTTGCGGTTAAGATCCTTTACCCCATCTTCTGGGGCCTAATGACTCTCAG CACATTTGCGAATGATCTTGAGCCCACAAGCAACTGGCTCGAGGTTATTTTCAGTATAGTTATGGTTCTAAGTGGCTTGTTACTTTTCACGCTGTTGATAGGAAACATTCAG GTGTTTTTGCATGCGGTAATGGcgaaaaaaaggaaaatgcaGATACGGTGTAGGGATATGGAATGGTGGATGAAACGTAGGCAGTTACCTTCCCGGTTAAGACAGAGGGTTAGGCGATTTGAGCGGCAGAGATGGAATGCCTTGGGTGGTGAAGACGAGCTAGAACTTATACATGATTTGCCTCCGGGTCTTCGAAGAGATATCAAACGATATCTTTGCTTTGATCTCATTAACAAG GTGCCATTGTTCAGGGGCATGGACGACTTGATCCTCGACAACATTTGCGATCGGGCTAAGCCTCGAGTCTTCTCTAAAGACGAAAAG ATCATCCGTGAAGGAGATCCTGTACAGAGAATGATATTCATCATGCGTGGACGAGTCAAACGTATACAGAGCCTAAGCAAAGGCGTCCTAGCCACTAGTACACTAGAACCAGGCGGTTACTTGGGCGACGAGCTACTCTCATGGTGCCTACGTCGCCCGTTTCTGGACCGTCTTCCCCCTTCCTCAGCAACATTTGTCTGCCTAGAAAACATCGAGGCATTCTCCCTCGGATCCGAAGATCTTAGGTACATTACCGATCATTTCCGTTATAAATTCGCGAACGAGCGGCTTAAGCGGACCGCAAGATACTATTCCTCAAACTGGAGGACGTGGGCAGCGGTAAATATTCAGAT
- the DND1 gene encoding Cyclic nucleotide-regulated ion channel family protein (DEFENSE NO DEATH 1 (DND1); CONTAINS InterPro DOMAIN/s: Cyclic nucleotide-binding (InterPro:IPR000595), Cyclic nucleotide-binding-like (InterPro:IPR018490), RmlC-like jelly roll fold (InterPro:IPR014710); BEST Arabidopsis thaliana protein match is: cyclic nucleotide-gated cation channel 4 (TAIR:AT5G54250.2); Has 35333 Blast hits to 34131 proteins in 2444 species: Archae - 798; Bacteria - 22429; Metazoa - 974; Fungi - 991; Plants - 531; Viruses - 0; Other Eukaryotes - 9610 (source: NCBI BLink).) — translation MQFLIISLEWIGLFSDKFRRQTTGIDENSNLQINGGDSSSSGSDETPVLSSVECYACTQVGVPAFHSTSCDQAHAPEWRASAGSSLVPIQEGSVPNPARTRFRRLKGPFGEVLDPRSKRVQRWNRALLLARGMALAVDPLFFYALSIGRTTGPACLYMDGAFAAVVTVLRTCLDAVHLWHVWLQFRLAYVSRESLVVGCGKLVWDPRAIASHYARSLTGFWFDVIVILPVPQAVFWLVVPKLIREEKVKLIMTILLLIFLFQFLPKIYHCICLMRRMQKVTGYIFGTIWWGFALNLIAYFIASHVAGGCWYVLAIQRVASCIRQQCMRTGNCNLSLACKEEVCYQFVSPTSTVGYPCLSGNLTSVVNKPMCLDSNGPFRYGIYRWALPVISSNSLAVKILYPIFWGLMTLSTFANDLEPTSNWLEVIFSIVMVLSGLLLFTLLIGNIQVFLHAVMAKKRKMQIRCRDMEWWMKRRQLPSRLRQRVRRFERQRWNALGGEDELELIHDLPPGLRRDIKRYLCFDLINKVPLFRGMDDLILDNICDRAKPRVFSKDEKIIREGDPVQRMIFIMRGRVKRIQSLSKGVLATSTLEPGGYLGDELLSWCLRRPFLDRLPPSSATFVCLENIEAFSLGSEDLRYITDHFRYKFANERLKRTARYYSSNWRTWAAVNIQMAWRRRRKRTRGENIGGSMSPVSENSIEGNSERRLLQYAAMFMSIRPHDHLE, via the exons ATGCAATTCCTTATAATCTCGCTTGA GTGGATTGGACTGTTTTCCGATAAGTTCCGTCGACAAACGACTGGGATCGATGAAAACAGTAACCTCCAAATCAACGGTGGAGATTCGAGCAGCAGCGGCAGCGATGAGACGCCGGTGCTAAGCTCCGTCGAGTGTTACGCTTGCACACAAGTAGGCGTCCCAGCTTTCCATTCAACTAGCTGCGATCAAGCTCACGCGCCGGAGTGGCGTGCCTCCGCCGGCTCTTCTCTAGTTCCGATCCAGGAAGGATCTGTCCCTAACCCAGCCCGAACCAGATTCCGACGTCTCAAAGGTCCGTTTGGTGAAGTTCTCGATCCTAGGAGCAAGCGCGTGCAGAGATGGAACCGCGCGTTGCTTTTAGCTCGTGGGATGGCTTTAGCGGTGGATCCGCTCTTCTTCTACGCGCTTTCCATCGGCCGAACTACCGGACCGGCGTGTCTTTACATGGATGGTGCGTTCGCCGCGGTGGTCACGGTGCTCCGCACGTGTCTCGATGCTGTTCATCTTTGGCACGTGTGGCTTCAATTCAGACTGGCCTACGTCTCGAGAGAGTCGCTTGTCGTTGGTTGTGGGAAGCTCGTTTGGGATCCACGCGCCATCGCGTCTCACTACGCACGCTCTCTCACTGGCTTCTGGTTTGATGTTATCGTCATCCTCCCTGTCCCTCAG GCAGTGTTTTGGTTAGTTGTGCCGAAACtgataagagaagagaaggttAAGCTGATAATGACGATTCTGCTGCTAATATTCTTGTTCCAGTTCCTCCCCAAGATTTATCACTGCATCTGTTTGATGAGAAGGATGCAGAAGGTCACTGGTTACATTTTTGGAACTATTTGGTGGGGTTTTGCTCTTAATCTCATCGCATATTTCATCGCTTCTCAT GTTGCTGGGGGATGTTGGTATGTTCTCGCAATACAGCGTGTTGCTTCTTGCATAAGACAACAATGTATGAGAACCGGGAACTGCAATCTGAGTCTGGCTTGCAAAGAAGAGGTCTGTTACCAATTTGTGTCACCGACAAGCACAGTTGGATATCCATGCTTATCTGGAAACCTTACCAGTGTGGTCAATAAGCCTATGTGCTTAGACTCTAACGGACCATTCCGATATGGTATCTACCGTTGGGCACTTCCAGTCATCTCCAGCAACTCTCTTGCGGTTAAGATCCTTTACCCCATCTTCTGGGGCCTAATGACTCTCAG CACATTTGCGAATGATCTTGAGCCCACAAGCAACTGGCTCGAGGTTATTTTCAGTATAGTTATGGTTCTAAGTGGCTTGTTACTTTTCACGCTGTTGATAGGAAACATTCAG GTGTTTTTGCATGCGGTAATGGcgaaaaaaaggaaaatgcaGATACGGTGTAGGGATATGGAATGGTGGATGAAACGTAGGCAGTTACCTTCCCGGTTAAGACAGAGGGTTAGGCGATTTGAGCGGCAGAGATGGAATGCCTTGGGTGGTGAAGACGAGCTAGAACTTATACATGATTTGCCTCCGGGTCTTCGAAGAGATATCAAACGATATCTTTGCTTTGATCTCATTAACAAG GTGCCATTGTTCAGGGGCATGGACGACTTGATCCTCGACAACATTTGCGATCGGGCTAAGCCTCGAGTCTTCTCTAAAGACGAAAAG ATCATCCGTGAAGGAGATCCTGTACAGAGAATGATATTCATCATGCGTGGACGAGTCAAACGTATACAGAGCCTAAGCAAAGGCGTCCTAGCCACTAGTACACTAGAACCAGGCGGTTACTTGGGCGACGAGCTACTCTCATGGTGCCTACGTCGCCCGTTTCTGGACCGTCTTCCCCCTTCCTCAGCAACATTTGTCTGCCTAGAAAACATCGAGGCATTCTCCCTCGGATCCGAAGATCTTAGGTACATTACCGATCATTTCCGTTATAAATTCGCGAACGAGCGGCTTAAGCGGACCGCAAGATACTATTCCTCAAACTGGAGGACGTGGGCAGCGGTAAATATTCAGAT